The Phocoena sinus isolate mPhoSin1 chromosome 12, mPhoSin1.pri, whole genome shotgun sequence genome includes a window with the following:
- the GJA10 gene encoding gap junction alpha-10 protein, whose product MGDWNLLGGILEEAHSHSTMVGKIWLTILFVFRMLILGVAAEDVWDDEQSAFACNTQQPGCNTICYDDAFPISLVRFWVLQIIFVSSPSLVYMGHALYSLRAFEKERQRKKSQLRAQMENPELELEEQQNINRELRKLEEQKKIQKVPLKGCLLRTYVLHVLTRSVLEVGFMIGQYMLYGFQMHPLYKCTQPPCPNTVDCFVSRPTEKTIFMLFMHSIAAISLFLNVLEIFHLGVRKIMRALYDKSGSEGIEDERGPPFHLKKYSAAQQCMNCSPFPEGVSLLQASNQQQVFRVNVPNSKTTWHIPQPRQLEVDPCCSKKDWAKADQHRGQLHVHSLCPWDDGARTQHSAQQPDRSSFGLQTTMPQSWLGTTMAPRHCPSRTTGPWEQSQDLQPSGEPLTDLHSHCRHSDGSMRESRVQTDRSCMGSREASFLSRLLSEKGQLSSDSVSSSSQNSFCLDFPHQENSPSLLPSATGHRTSMNMLLELSSVMKK is encoded by the exons ATGGGGGATTGGAATTTATTGGGTGGCATCCTAGAGGAAGCTCACTCCCACTCAACCATGGTGGGGAAAATCTGGCTGACCATCCTCTTCGTTTTCCGGATGCTGATACTAGGTGTAGCTGCTGAAGATGTCTGGGATGATGAACAGTCAGCATTTGCCTGCAACACCCAGCAGCCAGGTTGCAACACTATCTGTTACGATGATGCTTTCCCTATCTCTTTGGTCAGGTTCTGGGTTTTACAGATCATctttgtgtcttctccctctcTGGTATATATGGGCCATGCACTTTatagcctcagggcctttgaaaaggagaggcagaggaaaaagtCACAGCTTAGAGCCCAGATGGAGAATCCAGAGCTTGAATTGGAGGAGCAGCAAAACATAAATAGAGAACTGAGGAAGTTGGAGGAGCAGAAGAAGATCCAAAAAGTCCCTCTGAAAGGATGTCTTCTGCGTACTTATGTCTTACACGTCCTGACCAGATCTGTGCTGGAAGTAGGGTTCATGATAGGCCAATATATGCTCTATGGGTTTCAAATGCATCCCCTTTACAAATGTACTCAACCTCCTTGCCCCAACACAGTGGATTGCTTTGTGTCCAGGCCCACAGAGAAGACCATTTTCATGCTCTTTATGCACAGCATTGCAGCCATCTCTTTGTTCCTCAACGTACTGGAAATATTTCATCTGGGGGTCAGGAAAATCATGAGAGCACTTTATGACAAATCCGGCAGTGAGGGCATTGAGGACGAAAGGGGACCtccatttcatttgaaaaaatattcagcGGCCCAGCAGTGTATGAATTGCTCTCCTTTCCCTGAAGGAGTCTCTCTACTTCAAGCCAGCAATCAACAGCAAGTCTTCCGAGTCAATGTGCCGAATTCTAAAACCACGTGGCACATCCCACAGCCCAGGCAACTTGAGGTAGACCCTTGCTGTAGTAAGAAAGACTGGGCTAAGGCGGATCAGCACAGAGGACAGCTCCATGTCCACAGCCTGTGTCCCTGGGATGATGGTGCTAGAACTCAGCACTCGGCACAGCAACCAGACCGTTCTTCCTTTGGCTTGCAGACTACAATGCCCCAGTCCTGGCTGGGTACCACGATGGCTCCTAGACATTGTCCATCACGTACAACAGGACCCTGGGAACAGTCCCAGGACCTGCAACCCTCAGGGGAGCCTCTCACAGATTTACACAGTCACTGCAGACACAGCGATGGCAGCATGAGAGAGAGCAGAGTCCAGACAGACAGATCTTGCATGGGCAGTCGCGAGGCCAGCTTTCTGTCCAGATTGCTGTCTGAAAAGGGACAGCTGTCCAGTGACTCAGTAAGCTCCAGTTCTCAAAATAGCTTTTGCCTGGACTTTCCGCACCAGGAAAACAGCCCCTCACTTCTGCCTTCAGCCACTGGGCACAGAACATCAATG aacATGCTTCTAGAACTTTCATCCgttatgaaaaaataa